A genomic region of Mesorhizobium sp. NZP2077 contains the following coding sequences:
- a CDS encoding amino acid ABC transporter permease — protein sequence MIEFTFWDIVRNLLLAARWTVLLSLAAFVGGALVGLAVLFFRISKNKWSRRIASGYIALFQGTPLLMQLFLMFFGLPMLGLRIEPWTAAVLGLTFFASAYLAEIWRSGVDALPRGQWDAGASLGLHYLQELRLIILPQAFSITRAPTVGFLVQLIKSTALTSIIGFEELVRTSNAINNATFEPFKVYGLVALIFFVMCFPLTQYARSLEKQAASR from the coding sequence ATGATCGAATTCACCTTCTGGGACATCGTGCGCAACCTTCTGCTCGCCGCCCGCTGGACGGTGCTGTTGTCGCTGGCCGCCTTTGTCGGCGGTGCGCTGGTTGGATTGGCGGTGCTGTTTTTCAGGATCTCCAAGAATAAATGGAGCCGGCGCATCGCCTCCGGCTACATCGCCCTGTTCCAGGGAACGCCGCTGCTGATGCAGCTCTTCCTGATGTTCTTCGGCCTGCCGATGCTCGGCCTGCGCATCGAGCCCTGGACGGCGGCGGTGCTTGGCCTCACCTTCTTCGCCAGCGCCTATCTCGCCGAGATCTGGCGCTCCGGCGTCGACGCGCTGCCGCGTGGCCAATGGGATGCCGGCGCCAGCCTCGGCCTGCACTATCTCCAGGAGCTCAGGCTGATCATCCTGCCGCAAGCGTTCTCGATCACCCGAGCGCCGACGGTCGGCTTCCTGGTGCAGCTGATCAAGTCGACGGCGCTGACCTCGATCATCGGCTTCGAGGAGCTGGTGCGGACCTCCAACGCCATCAACAACGCCACCTTCGAACCGTTCAAGGTCTACGGGCTGGTGGCGCTGATCTTCTTCGTCATGTGCTTCCCGCTGACGCAATACGCCCGTTCGCTGGAGAAGCAGGCGGCGTCGCGCTGA